In a single window of the Streptomyces cinnabarinus genome:
- a CDS encoding YhgE/Pip domain-containing protein, which translates to MRSPKLAALEIRRFGRGKLPRAALVALLVLPLLYGALYLWSFWDPYSRLDRIPVALVNDDQGAKADGRRIAAGDDIVQGLRDSEVFDWHEVDADEARAGVEDGRYYLSLTMPADFSERIASSSGDSPETGALRVRTNDANNYIVGQISRTVFSEVRDAASTKASRSFLDRIFISFSDIHGATVEAAKGADKLETGVGKAEKGSRDLADGLKDAKAGSGKLAKGLKKLDKGAGDLEDGSAKVAEGTQKLADKVNATADKVGPFLKDNEKAIGDTAQLVADASGAIRDNLDALVERAPTAAEDARKSSEDLSDVYKTRCEDAVLADTACADLKTAKDAAAVVAGVADEVSTLVTDHTGDLDKLDKHLATLEKQAQALADRAPRLSEDLDDAVTKINDLNEGAGKVAAGAKKLHTGLGTADTGATELDKGVGDLRTGAKDLKAGLYKLVDGSGELADGLHDGAGQIPDYGERDRDERTEVMSDPVRLVSEDLHKAPNYGTGFAPYFIPLSLWVGAMVAYMLIAPMNRRALAAGASAWRIALAGWLPVVVIGVLQTVALMSVLHWAVGLQMARAAGTVGFLFLVTACFASLVQWLNARFGAAGRILVLALLMLQLTSAGGTYPVQTSPGFFNALHPFLPMSYVVEALRRLITGGGLEPVWHACVVLVAFTAGALALTALSARRRQVWTLDRLHPELTL; encoded by the coding sequence ATGCGCTCGCCGAAGCTGGCCGCGCTTGAGATCCGGCGGTTCGGGCGGGGGAAGCTGCCGCGTGCCGCGCTGGTGGCGCTGCTGGTGCTGCCCCTGCTGTACGGCGCCCTCTACCTGTGGTCGTTCTGGGACCCGTACAGCCGCCTGGACCGCATTCCCGTGGCGCTCGTGAACGACGACCAGGGCGCCAAGGCCGACGGCAGAAGGATCGCGGCGGGCGACGACATTGTGCAAGGGCTGCGCGACAGCGAGGTCTTCGACTGGCACGAGGTCGATGCCGACGAGGCACGCGCGGGCGTGGAGGACGGCCGCTACTACCTGTCGCTGACCATGCCGGCCGACTTCAGCGAGCGGATCGCGTCCAGCTCGGGCGACTCCCCGGAGACCGGCGCGCTCCGCGTGCGCACCAACGACGCCAACAACTACATCGTCGGGCAGATCTCCCGGACCGTGTTCAGCGAGGTGCGCGACGCCGCGTCCACCAAGGCCTCGCGGTCCTTCCTGGACCGGATCTTCATCTCCTTCTCCGACATCCACGGCGCGACCGTCGAGGCCGCCAAGGGCGCCGACAAGCTGGAGACCGGCGTCGGAAAGGCCGAGAAGGGCTCGCGGGACCTCGCCGACGGGCTGAAGGACGCCAAGGCGGGCAGCGGCAAGCTGGCCAAGGGCCTCAAGAAGCTCGACAAGGGCGCGGGCGACCTGGAGGACGGCTCCGCGAAGGTCGCCGAGGGCACCCAGAAGCTCGCCGACAAGGTCAACGCGACCGCCGACAAGGTCGGGCCCTTCCTCAAGGACAACGAGAAGGCGATCGGTGACACCGCCCAGCTCGTCGCCGACGCCTCCGGGGCGATCCGCGACAACCTCGACGCCCTGGTGGAGCGGGCGCCGACCGCGGCCGAGGACGCCCGCAAGTCCTCCGAGGACCTGAGCGACGTCTACAAGACGCGCTGCGAGGACGCCGTACTGGCCGACACCGCCTGCGCCGACCTGAAGACGGCCAAGGACGCCGCCGCGGTCGTGGCCGGTGTCGCCGACGAGGTCAGCACCCTGGTCACCGACCACACCGGCGATCTGGACAAGCTCGACAAGCACCTGGCCACCCTGGAGAAGCAGGCCCAGGCCCTCGCCGACCGCGCGCCCCGCCTCTCCGAGGACCTCGACGACGCCGTCACCAAGATCAACGACCTGAACGAGGGCGCCGGAAAGGTCGCCGCCGGGGCGAAGAAGCTGCACACCGGGCTCGGCACGGCCGACACCGGGGCCACCGAGCTGGACAAGGGCGTCGGCGACCTCAGGACCGGCGCCAAGGACCTCAAGGCGGGCCTGTACAAGCTCGTCGACGGCTCCGGAGAGCTCGCGGACGGGCTGCACGACGGCGCGGGGCAGATCCCCGACTACGGCGAGCGGGACCGCGACGAGCGCACCGAGGTCATGTCGGACCCGGTCCGGCTGGTCTCCGAGGACCTGCACAAGGCGCCCAACTACGGCACCGGATTCGCCCCGTACTTCATCCCGCTGTCCCTGTGGGTGGGCGCGATGGTGGCGTACATGCTGATCGCGCCGATGAACCGGCGGGCCCTCGCGGCGGGCGCCTCCGCGTGGCGCATCGCGCTGGCGGGCTGGCTGCCCGTGGTGGTGATCGGGGTGCTCCAGACCGTGGCCCTGATGTCGGTGCTGCACTGGGCGGTAGGGCTCCAGATGGCCCGCGCGGCCGGGACGGTGGGCTTCCTGTTCCTGGTGACGGCGTGCTTCGCGTCCCTGGTGCAGTGGCTGAACGCCCGCTTCGGCGCGGCCGGACGGATCCTCGTCCTCGCCCTGCTGATGCTCCAGCTGACCTCCGCGGGCGGCACCTACCCCGTACAGACCAGTCCGGGCTTCTTCAACGCGCTGCACCCCTTCCTGCCGATGAGCTACGTCGTCGAGGCCCTCAGGAGGCTCATCACGGGCGGCGGCCTGGAACCGGTCTGGCACGCGTGCGTGGTGCTCGTCGCCTTCACCGCGGGCGCCCTCGCGCTGACCGCGCTGTCGGCACGCCGCCGCCAGGTGTGGACGCTCGACAGGCTGCACCCGGAGCTGACCCTGTGA
- a CDS encoding AAA family ATPase: MTTYDDRASLTDLTATVERVRSSVEGVIEGKPEVVRLSLTVLLAEGHLLIEDVPGVGKTMLAKALARSIDCSVRRIQFTPDLLPSDITGVSIWDQQQRDFEFKPGAIFAQIVIGDEINRASPKTQSALLESMEERQVTIDGQTYELPSPFMVVATQNPVEMEGTYPLPEAQRDRFMARVSIGYPSAEAELQMLDIHGGVNPLDDLQPVAHAHDIVKLIDAVRGVHVAEPVRRYAVELVAATRNHPDLRLGASPRATLHLLRAAKASAALSGREYALPDDVQALAVAVLAHRLLPTAQAQLNRRTSEQVVQEILQRTTVPSAPQAGGLGGLGRGTPAYPQQPPRRL, translated from the coding sequence GTGACGACCTATGACGATCGAGCGAGCCTCACTGATCTGACTGCCACCGTGGAGCGTGTCCGCAGTTCGGTGGAGGGAGTGATCGAGGGCAAGCCCGAGGTCGTACGGCTTTCGCTGACCGTACTGCTCGCCGAGGGACATCTTCTGATCGAGGACGTCCCCGGCGTGGGCAAGACAATGCTGGCCAAAGCGCTGGCACGGTCGATCGACTGCTCGGTGCGGCGAATTCAGTTCACCCCCGACCTGCTGCCCTCGGACATCACCGGTGTGTCCATCTGGGACCAGCAGCAGCGGGATTTCGAGTTCAAGCCGGGTGCGATCTTCGCGCAGATCGTGATCGGCGACGAGATCAACCGCGCCTCGCCCAAGACCCAGTCCGCGCTGCTGGAGTCCATGGAGGAGCGGCAGGTCACCATCGACGGGCAGACCTATGAGCTGCCCAGCCCCTTCATGGTGGTGGCCACCCAGAACCCGGTCGAGATGGAGGGCACCTACCCGCTGCCCGAGGCCCAGCGCGACCGCTTCATGGCCCGGGTCTCCATCGGCTACCCGAGCGCGGAGGCCGAGCTCCAGATGCTCGACATCCACGGCGGGGTGAACCCGCTGGACGACCTCCAGCCGGTGGCCCACGCGCACGACATCGTGAAGCTGATCGACGCCGTCCGCGGGGTCCATGTCGCCGAACCGGTCCGGCGCTACGCCGTCGAGCTGGTCGCCGCCACGCGTAACCACCCGGACCTCAGACTCGGCGCCTCCCCGCGCGCGACGCTGCATCTGCTGCGCGCGGCGAAGGCGTCCGCCGCCCTGAGCGGCCGGGAGTACGCCCTGCCGGACGATGTGCAGGCCCTCGCCGTGGCCGTACTGGCCCACCGGCTGCTGCCCACCGCCCAGGCCCAGCTCAACCGCCGTACGTCGGAGCAGGTGGTGCAGGAGATCCTGCAGCGCACCACGGTGCCCTCCGCTCCCCAGGCGGGCGGCCTGGGCGGCCTCGGCCGCGGCACCCCGGCGTATCCCCAGCAGCCGCCGCGGAGGCTGTGA
- a CDS encoding beta-class carbonic anhydrase translates to MTTSASVPAGPHGAIADGGTVTDRLVEANGQYAAAFTDPGMDARPVLHVAVVACMDARLDLHAALGLELGDCHTIRNAGGVVTDDVIRSLTISQRALGTRSVVLIHHTGCGLETLTEEFRHDLEMEVGQRPAWAVEAFRDVDQDVRQSMQRVRTSPFLVHTDDVRGFVFDVRTGLLREIDPA, encoded by the coding sequence GCATCGGTTCCCGCAGGTCCCCACGGCGCCATCGCCGACGGCGGCACGGTCACCGACCGTCTCGTCGAGGCGAACGGGCAGTACGCCGCGGCGTTCACCGATCCCGGCATGGACGCCCGCCCGGTCCTGCACGTCGCCGTCGTGGCCTGCATGGACGCCCGGCTCGACCTGCACGCCGCGCTCGGCCTTGAGCTCGGCGACTGTCACACCATCCGTAACGCGGGCGGCGTCGTCACCGACGACGTGATCCGCTCCCTCACCATCAGCCAGCGGGCGCTCGGCACCCGCAGCGTCGTGCTGATCCATCACACGGGCTGCGGTCTGGAGACCCTCACCGAGGAGTTCCGGCACGACCTGGAGATGGAGGTCGGCCAGCGTCCGGCCTGGGCCGTGGAGGCCTTCCGGGACGTCGACCAGGACGTACGTCAGTCCATGCAGCGCGTGCGGACCTCGCCGTTCCTGGTCCACACCGACGACGTGCGCGGCTTCGTCTTCGATGTGCGGACCGGCCTGCTGCGCGAGATCGACCCCGCGTAA
- a CDS encoding SAV_6107 family HEPN domain-containing protein has protein sequence MASYHAAAARRRRATGPAPSLTGPASDVHPVLRRATAPPAALDLLAQARAGLDEAAVLETPNERYATAHLAALRTAAAVLAARGRPEPGPRRRARIRSAWEVLPEIAPELSEWSALFASGARRRARAEAGIQGAASRRDADDLIRDVAMFLRLVERMLVLQPVLPQPRQDADQREGGAAPGQDFPDAG, from the coding sequence ATGGCCAGCTACCACGCAGCCGCCGCGCGCCGGCGCCGCGCCACCGGCCCTGCCCCCTCACTGACCGGCCCGGCGAGCGACGTGCACCCCGTGCTCCGCCGGGCCACGGCCCCGCCCGCCGCCCTCGATCTGCTCGCCCAGGCCCGCGCCGGACTCGACGAGGCCGCCGTCCTGGAAACCCCCAACGAGCGCTACGCGACGGCCCACCTGGCCGCCCTGCGCACCGCCGCCGCCGTCCTCGCCGCGCGAGGGCGCCCGGAACCCGGCCCGCGACGCCGGGCCCGCATCAGGAGCGCCTGGGAAGTGCTCCCCGAGATAGCGCCCGAGCTCTCCGAATGGAGCGCGCTGTTCGCCTCCGGGGCCCGCCGCCGCGCCCGGGCCGAGGCGGGCATCCAGGGCGCGGCCAGCCGCCGGGACGCCGACGACCTGATACGTGACGTGGCGATGTTCCTGCGCCTGGTCGAGCGGATGCTCGTCCTCCAGCCGGTGCTGCCACAACCCCGCCAGGATGCCGACCAGCGGGAAGGGGGAGCGGCCCCTGGCCAGGATTTCCCGGACGCGGGGTGA
- a CDS encoding DUF58 domain-containing protein: MSTGGTGHAEADRGEQSGVRTALSGLTTRGRSFLAAGVAAAICAYVLGQSDLLRVGLLLAVLPLVCAGVLYRTRYRVAGSRRLSPARVPAGSEARVHLRMDNVSRLPTGLLMLQDRVPYVLGPRPRFVLDRVEAGGRREVSYRVRSDLRGRYPLGPLQLRLNDPFGMCELTRSFSTHDTLTVIPRVEPLPPVRLSGEAKGYGDGRQRSLALAGEDDVIPRGYRYGDDLRRVHWRSTARYGELMVRREEQPQRARCTVLLDTRGLAFEGAGPDAAFEWAVSGAASVLVHMLERGFSVRLLTDTGSSVPGEGADGFAGANQESADAAGLMMDTLAVIDHSDGTGLSRAYDVLRGGNEGLLVAFFGDLDEEQAAVAAKMRQRSGGAVAFLLDSETWVREPSDTAQPFDRSEERLRMLRESGWTALSVPRGAPLNELWRQADRERAGVVAASGGEGPA; encoded by the coding sequence ATGAGCACCGGGGGGACGGGGCACGCGGAGGCCGACCGGGGTGAGCAAAGCGGCGTGCGCACCGCGCTGTCGGGTCTGACCACCCGCGGCCGCTCCTTCCTGGCCGCCGGAGTGGCGGCCGCGATCTGCGCGTACGTCCTCGGGCAGAGCGATCTGCTGCGGGTGGGCCTGCTGCTCGCGGTGCTGCCCCTGGTCTGCGCGGGCGTCCTCTACCGCACCCGCTACCGGGTGGCCGGCAGCCGCCGGCTCTCCCCCGCGCGGGTGCCCGCCGGCAGCGAGGCCCGGGTCCATCTGCGGATGGACAACGTCTCGCGGCTGCCCACCGGCCTGCTGATGCTCCAGGACCGGGTGCCCTACGTCCTCGGCCCGCGCCCCCGCTTCGTGCTGGACCGGGTGGAGGCGGGCGGCCGCCGCGAGGTCTCCTACCGCGTCCGCTCCGACCTGCGCGGCCGCTATCCGCTGGGCCCGCTCCAGCTGCGCCTGAACGACCCGTTCGGCATGTGCGAGCTGACCCGCTCCTTCTCCACCCACGACACCCTCACGGTCATCCCGCGCGTGGAGCCCCTGCCCCCGGTCCGCCTCAGCGGCGAGGCCAAGGGGTACGGCGACGGGCGGCAGCGTTCGCTGGCCCTGGCCGGCGAGGACGACGTCATCCCGCGCGGCTACCGCTACGGCGACGATCTGCGCCGGGTGCACTGGCGCTCCACCGCCCGCTACGGCGAGCTGATGGTGCGCCGCGAGGAGCAGCCGCAGCGCGCCCGCTGCACGGTGCTGCTGGACACCCGGGGCCTGGCCTTCGAGGGCGCGGGCCCGGACGCCGCCTTCGAGTGGGCCGTGTCGGGCGCCGCCTCCGTGCTGGTTCACATGCTGGAGCGGGGCTTCTCGGTCCGGCTGCTGACCGACACCGGCAGCTCGGTGCCCGGGGAGGGCGCCGACGGTTTCGCCGGGGCCAACCAGGAGTCGGCCGACGCGGCCGGGCTGATGATGGACACCCTCGCGGTGATCGACCACTCCGACGGCACCGGCCTGTCCCGCGCCTACGACGTGCTGCGCGGCGGGAACGAGGGGCTGCTGGTGGCGTTCTTCGGCGACCTCGACGAGGAGCAGGCCGCGGTGGCCGCCAAGATGCGCCAGCGCAGCGGGGGCGCGGTCGCCTTCCTGCTGGACAGCGAGACCTGGGTGCGGGAACCGTCCGACACGGCCCAGCCGTTCGACCGGAGCGAGGAGCGGCTGCGGATGCTGCGGGAGTCGGGCTGGACGGCCCTGAGCGTGCCGCGCGGCGCCCCGCTGAACGAGTTGTGGCGCCAGGCGGACCGTGAGCGCGCGGGCGTCGTCGCCGCCAGTGGTGGGGAGGGACCGGCATGA
- a CDS encoding DUF3040 domain-containing protein, whose translation MPLSEHEQRMLEQMERALYAEDPKFATALEGSGLRTYTRRRVYQAVAGFLVGIALLMAGMVAKQVWLSVVGFLVMLACAVLAVTGWRKAPKPGEQPAGGQQASRQGRTKRSMMDRIEQRWQRRRDEQGH comes from the coding sequence GTGCCGCTCTCGGAGCACGAGCAGCGCATGCTCGAGCAGATGGAGCGAGCGCTGTACGCCGAAGATCCCAAGTTCGCGACAGCGCTTGAGGGAAGCGGGCTGCGCACGTACACCCGTCGCCGGGTGTATCAGGCGGTCGCCGGCTTCCTCGTGGGTATCGCGCTCCTCATGGCTGGAATGGTCGCCAAGCAGGTCTGGCTCAGCGTGGTGGGGTTCCTCGTCATGCTGGCCTGTGCGGTACTCGCCGTGACCGGCTGGCGCAAGGCCCCCAAGCCGGGTGAACAGCCCGCAGGCGGTCAGCAGGCCAGCCGTCAGGGTCGGACCAAGCGCTCCATGATGGACCGGATCGAGCAGCGCTGGCAGCGGCGCCGCGACGAACAGGGCCACTAG
- a CDS encoding ATP-binding cassette domain-containing protein, translated as MAGVGVTARGLGLEGPRGWAFRDVSFEADPGSLIAVEGPSGSGRTCLLLALTGRMKATEGTAEVGGAGLPKQLGAARQVSALAHVPGVTDLDPALTVAEHLHERALLQRRFGGSLRGLLRPRAERATETRLRVERALTAAGLEREALPKGSRTAVRDLERVEALRLSVALALIGAPGLLGVDDTDLKLSDTERAEVWALLRSIAEAGTTVVAVCSEAPEGAVAVSTTDQDEAGSEDEAAPEDEANPETDAKEVPADALAEAGRA; from the coding sequence GTGGCCGGAGTCGGCGTCACGGCCCGGGGTCTCGGCCTCGAAGGACCTCGCGGATGGGCGTTCCGCGATGTCTCCTTCGAGGCGGACCCGGGCTCACTGATCGCGGTGGAGGGGCCGTCCGGATCCGGGCGCACCTGTCTGCTGCTCGCGCTCACCGGGCGGATGAAGGCGACCGAGGGCACGGCGGAGGTGGGCGGGGCCGGGCTGCCGAAGCAGCTCGGGGCGGCGCGGCAGGTGAGCGCTCTGGCCCATGTCCCCGGTGTCACCGACCTCGACCCGGCGCTCACCGTCGCCGAGCATCTGCACGAACGGGCGCTGCTCCAGCGGCGGTTCGGCGGCTCGCTGCGCGGGCTGCTGCGCCCGCGGGCGGAACGGGCCACGGAGACCCGGCTGCGCGTCGAGCGGGCGCTGACCGCGGCCGGACTCGAACGGGAGGCCCTGCCGAAGGGCTCCCGGACCGCCGTACGCGATCTGGAGCGGGTGGAGGCGCTGCGGCTGTCCGTGGCGCTGGCGCTGATCGGTGCACCGGGGCTGCTCGGCGTCGACGACACCGACCTCAAGCTCTCCGACACCGAACGGGCCGAGGTCTGGGCGCTGCTGAGGTCCATCGCCGAGGCGGGGACGACGGTGGTGGCGGTGTGCAGCGAGGCGCCGGAGGGTGCGGTGGCCGTGTCGACGACGGACCAGGACGAGGCGGGCTCCGAGGACGAGGCGGCCCCTGAAGACGAAGCGAACCCTGAGACCGACGCGAAGGAGGTGCCCGCCGATGCGCTCGCCGAAGCTGGCCGCGCTTGA
- a CDS encoding methyltransferase, with product MSDPSRPRASLRTAVVWEVLQDALDRQVKATGREALDVLDAGGGSGKFAVEVARLGHRVTVVDPSPNALFALERRAAEAGVADRVQGVQGDAHGLFDVVERGGYDAVLCHGVLEYVDDPAEGVRNAVAALRPEGVLSLLAAGLGGAVLARALAGHFKEAKQALEDPNGRWGAGDPVPHRFTAEQLTELVEGAGLNVGAVHGVRVFADLVPGVLVDTEPGALEALLKLEEAAAELPAFHSVATQLHVLGETRGTSGA from the coding sequence GTGTCGGACCCGAGCCGCCCCCGCGCCTCTCTCCGTACCGCCGTGGTCTGGGAGGTCCTGCAGGACGCCCTCGACCGCCAGGTCAAGGCCACCGGCCGGGAGGCGCTGGACGTCCTCGACGCCGGGGGCGGCAGCGGCAAGTTCGCCGTGGAGGTCGCCCGCCTCGGCCACCGCGTCACCGTGGTCGACCCCAGCCCCAACGCCCTCTTCGCGCTGGAGCGCCGCGCCGCCGAGGCCGGCGTCGCCGACCGCGTCCAGGGCGTCCAGGGCGACGCCCACGGCCTGTTCGACGTGGTCGAGCGCGGCGGCTACGACGCGGTGCTGTGTCACGGCGTCCTGGAGTACGTCGACGACCCGGCCGAGGGCGTCCGCAACGCCGTGGCCGCCCTGCGCCCGGAGGGCGTCCTCAGCCTCCTCGCCGCCGGCCTCGGCGGCGCCGTGCTGGCCCGCGCCCTCGCCGGCCACTTCAAGGAGGCCAAGCAGGCCCTTGAGGACCCGAACGGCCGCTGGGGCGCGGGTGACCCCGTGCCGCACCGCTTCACCGCCGAACAGCTGACCGAACTGGTCGAGGGAGCGGGCCTGAACGTCGGCGCGGTGCACGGCGTGCGGGTCTTCGCCGACCTGGTGCCCGGCGTCCTGGTGGACACCGAGCCCGGGGCCCTGGAGGCGCTGCTGAAGCTGGAGGAGGCGGCGGCCGAACTGCCCGCCTTCCACTCCGTGGCCACGCAGCTTCATGTGCTCGGTGAGACGCGGGGGACTTCCGGGGCCTGA
- a CDS encoding transglutaminase TgpA family protein — protein sequence MSGRARLALCAAVATLAAACALLPLVDEPTWLFQATLLLAVQTGVGLAARRVPLARSLTVAAQALVTLMLLTLAFAREQALFVLVPGPEAFTHFADLLQTGTDDVSRYAIPAPLSDGIRLMLVGGVLVIGLAVDTLAVTFRSAAPAGLPLLALYSVAAGLSEGGADWLWFLVAAAGYLMLLLAEGRDRLSQWGRVFGGAPRTPGAEPGAVAPVRTGRRIGVVALGIALVVPLGLPAMNGGLLDGAGTGVGSGSGSGGTISAVNPLVSLRDSLNVDEDRQVLSLRTNTNDLSNMYLRIVSLDDFDGTTWKPSKRNITAVPDDFPTPMGLSPDIKRTEIVTRVSAANWYAQDWLPMPYPPSGVDIEGNWRYEPLGMTLVGDHGQNTRGMTYTVRSLDVQPTAAQLDSAPEPSAAIKREFTKLPSSLPEEVAQTAREVTDGANSHYEQAVKLQEYFAVTGGFQYDTDVQVGSGSNAIVRFLRDKQGFCVHFSFSMAAMARSLGIPARVAVGFAPGTPESDKSVSVGLKDAHAWPELYFEGVGWTRFEPTPTRGSVPSYTQTDTPGTTLPDVGRPTQSASAAPSEAPSESESCAAGGNPELCAGESAPAVPTADDDGPNWYTALAWSLAGLVALLIPLSPMLWRLRTRAVRLGAHGRSEADAAPHILAVWQELTDTAWDFGIAPDDSQTPRKSAARIVRLGHLDPEAAASVHRLADAVEQVLYAPRPRPTAGLAQDVRRVVAALRTTVSRGTRIRALFMPRSTVRVVWAAAEWWSGVKARVSAAGPRLRKASGQQG from the coding sequence ATGAGCGGGCGGGCACGACTGGCACTGTGCGCCGCCGTGGCCACACTGGCCGCAGCCTGCGCCCTGCTCCCCCTCGTCGACGAGCCCACCTGGCTCTTCCAGGCGACGCTCCTGCTGGCCGTGCAGACGGGCGTCGGCCTGGCGGCCCGCCGGGTGCCACTGGCCCGCTCGCTGACCGTCGCCGCGCAGGCCCTGGTCACGCTGATGCTGCTGACCCTCGCCTTCGCGCGGGAGCAGGCGCTGTTCGTCCTGGTACCGGGCCCGGAGGCCTTCACCCACTTCGCCGACCTGCTCCAGACGGGCACCGACGACGTCAGCCGGTACGCCATCCCGGCCCCGCTGTCCGACGGCATCCGGCTGATGCTCGTCGGCGGGGTGCTGGTAATCGGCCTGGCGGTGGACACCCTCGCGGTCACCTTCCGCAGCGCGGCCCCGGCGGGCCTGCCGCTGCTGGCGCTGTACTCGGTGGCCGCCGGGCTGTCCGAGGGCGGCGCCGACTGGCTGTGGTTCCTGGTCGCGGCGGCCGGCTATCTGATGCTGCTGCTGGCCGAGGGCCGGGACCGGCTCTCGCAGTGGGGCCGCGTCTTCGGCGGCGCCCCGCGCACTCCGGGCGCCGAGCCCGGCGCGGTGGCACCGGTGCGCACCGGACGGCGGATCGGCGTGGTCGCGCTCGGCATCGCCCTGGTGGTGCCGCTCGGGCTGCCCGCGATGAACGGCGGCCTGTTGGACGGCGCGGGCACCGGGGTGGGCTCGGGGTCCGGCAGCGGCGGCACCATCTCCGCGGTGAACCCGCTGGTGTCCCTGCGCGACAGCCTGAACGTGGACGAGGACCGCCAGGTCCTCTCCCTGCGCACCAACACCAACGACCTGTCCAACATGTATCTGCGGATCGTGTCCCTGGACGACTTCGACGGCACCACCTGGAAGCCGTCCAAGCGGAACATCACCGCGGTACCGGACGACTTCCCCACCCCCATGGGGCTGAGCCCCGACATCAAGCGCACGGAGATCGTGACCCGGGTCTCGGCGGCGAACTGGTACGCCCAGGACTGGCTGCCGATGCCCTACCCGCCGAGCGGTGTGGACATCGAGGGCAACTGGCGCTACGAACCGCTCGGCATGACCCTGGTGGGCGACCACGGCCAGAACACCCGCGGCATGACCTACACCGTGCGCAGCCTCGATGTGCAGCCCACGGCGGCGCAGCTCGACTCGGCGCCGGAACCGTCGGCCGCGATCAAGCGCGAGTTCACCAAGCTGCCCTCGTCGCTGCCGGAGGAGGTCGCGCAGACCGCCCGCGAGGTCACCGACGGCGCCAACAGCCACTACGAGCAGGCCGTCAAGCTCCAGGAGTACTTCGCCGTCACCGGCGGCTTCCAGTACGACACCGACGTGCAGGTCGGCAGCGGCTCCAACGCGATCGTCCGGTTCCTGCGGGACAAGCAGGGCTTCTGCGTCCACTTCTCCTTCTCGATGGCGGCGATGGCCCGCTCGCTGGGCATACCGGCACGGGTGGCGGTGGGCTTCGCGCCGGGCACCCCGGAGAGCGACAAGTCGGTGTCGGTGGGCCTGAAGGACGCCCACGCCTGGCCCGAGCTGTACTTCGAGGGCGTCGGCTGGACCCGCTTCGAGCCCACCCCGACCCGCGGCTCCGTCCCGTCGTACACGCAGACGGACACGCCCGGCACCACTCTGCCGGACGTGGGGCGGCCGACGCAGTCGGCCAGCGCGGCGCCGAGCGAGGCGCCCTCGGAGAGCGAGAGCTGCGCGGCGGGCGGGAACCCGGAGCTGTGTGCGGGCGAGTCCGCGCCGGCCGTGCCGACCGCGGACGACGACGGCCCGAACTGGTACACCGCGCTGGCCTGGTCGCTGGCCGGTCTGGTGGCCCTGCTGATCCCGCTGTCACCGATGCTGTGGCGGTTGCGGACCCGTGCGGTACGGCTCGGGGCGCACGGCCGGAGCGAGGCCGACGCGGCCCCGCACATCCTGGCGGTCTGGCAGGAGCTGACCGACACGGCCTGGGACTTCGGGATCGCGCCGGACGACTCGCAGACCCCGCGCAAGTCGGCCGCCCGGATCGTCCGGCTCGGACATCTCGATCCGGAGGCGGCGGCCTCGGTGCACCGGCTGGCCGACGCCGTGGAGCAGGTGCTGTACGCGCCGCGGCCGCGGCCGACCGCCGGGCTCGCTCAGGACGTCCGCCGGGTGGTGGCCGCCCTGCGGACCACGGTCAGCCGGGGCACCCGGATTCGAGCACTCTTCATGCCACGTTCGACCGTGCGTGTGGTGTGGGCGGCGGCTGAGTGGTGGAGCGGGGTCAAGGCGCGGGTCTCCGCGGCCGGGCCGCGGCTGCGGAAGGCGTCGGGGCAGCAGGGCTGA
- a CDS encoding TetR/AcrR family transcriptional regulator, translated as MESSSAASGGSTRREATRQKLYEAAVTLIAEQGFSATTVDEIAERAGVAKGTVYYNFASKSVLFEELLRHGVGLLTASLKEAAERTDREGGSKVDALDAMIRAGLGFIAAYPAFTQLYVAELWRTNRAWQSTLMVVRQDVVAVVEGVLRDGVAGGEFSDEIDIPLTAAALVGMVLVAALDWQSFQPERSLDDVHSALSRLLQGRVSGRG; from the coding sequence ATGGAAAGCAGCAGCGCCGCGTCGGGCGGCAGCACCCGCCGTGAGGCCACCCGGCAGAAGCTCTACGAGGCCGCCGTCACGCTCATCGCCGAGCAGGGCTTCTCCGCCACCACGGTGGACGAGATCGCCGAGCGGGCCGGGGTCGCGAAGGGCACGGTCTACTACAACTTCGCGAGCAAGTCCGTCCTCTTCGAGGAGTTGCTGCGACACGGCGTGGGTCTGCTCACCGCCTCCCTGAAGGAGGCGGCCGAGCGGACCGACCGGGAGGGCGGCAGCAAGGTCGACGCCCTGGACGCGATGATCCGCGCGGGGCTCGGCTTCATCGCCGCCTACCCCGCCTTCACACAGCTGTACGTGGCCGAGCTGTGGCGCACCAACCGGGCCTGGCAGTCCACGCTCATGGTGGTGCGGCAGGACGTGGTGGCCGTGGTGGAGGGCGTGCTGCGCGACGGCGTCGCGGGCGGCGAGTTCAGCGACGAGATCGACATCCCGCTGACCGCGGCGGCCCTGGTCGGCATGGTGCTGGTGGCCGCCCTGGACTGGCAGTCCTTCCAGCCGGAGCGCTCCCTGGACGACGTCCACTCCGCGCTGTCGAGGCTGCTTCAGGGCCGGGTGAGCGGCCGGGGCTGA